The following are encoded together in the Macadamia integrifolia cultivar HAES 741 chromosome 10, SCU_Mint_v3, whole genome shotgun sequence genome:
- the LOC122092416 gene encoding UPF0481 protein At3g47200-like, whose protein sequence is MELQMKPGPQHRREQQLQLPEQPQQQKPSSFSQSIPVNGVKVTEEEWVISIRETLEQAHLASSRSKLCIYRVPECLRENDDKAFIPQVVSLGPYHHKRNESLRDMEEHKLRSLNRILKRTSQDVKLYLDSISEVEVQARNCYVGPISHTSHEFVYIMVLDGCFMLEIFQGAMDGFEQLGYQRNDPIFAWHSVMHSIRQDMVMLENQIPLFILDRLLELQFGVNGRPGERPQAAQLALRFLDFLDSLMSTDETLRNRYWKKRTKYANADLDGLHCLDLLRRKPKDLPTNWMRWKPKPLDAMNKPQQRQRQQLVRCATELRVAGVKFRKRNTERFWEVKFKNGTLCIPRLLVHDGTKSLLLNMKAYEQCHIDCGNEVTSYLILMDNLINSAEDVKYLHRQKILEHWLGSNEEVAKFFNSLCRQVAFDFQDSYISKMSADVNNYCDRRRNEWLAIFRQNHCRNPWTIISLFAGVVFLLLTSVQTFYTVYGHYRPS, encoded by the coding sequence ATGGAACTGCAAATGAAACCAGGGCCGCAACACCGACGGGAACAGCAACTGCAACTGCCGGAGCAGCCCCAGCAACAAAAGCCCTCCTCTTTTTCCCAGTCAATACCAGTCAATGGTGTCAAAGTAACGGAGGAGGAGTGGGTGATCTCGATTCGGGAGACGCTTGAACAAGCCCATCTCGCTTCTTCAAGGTCGAAGCTCTGCATTTACAGAGTCCCCGAATGCCTCCGAGAGAACGACGACAAGGCCTTCATCCCCCAAGTCGTCTCCCTGGGTCCTTACCATCACAAACGCAACGAGAGCCTCCGCGACATGGAAGAGCACAAACTGCGCTCCCTCAATCGGATTCTCAAGCGAACCAGTCAAGATGTCAAGCTCTACCTTGATTCCATCAGTGAGGTCGAAGTCCAAGCTCGCAACTGCTACGTAGGTCCAATCTCTCACACCAGCCACGAGTTCGTATATATCATGGTTCTCGATGGTTGCTTCATGCTCGAGATCTTCCAAGGTGCTATGGATGGCTTCGAGCAACTGGGCTACCAACGGAATGACCCAATCTTCGCATGGCACAGCGTTATGCACTCCATCCGCCAGGATATGGTTATGCTCGAGAACCAGATCCCACTCTTCATCCTCGATCGCCTCCTCGAACTCCAGTTTGGTGTCAATGGAAGACCAGGCGAGAGACCCCAAGCAGCCCAGCTCGCACTCAGGTTCCTCGACTTCCTCGACTCTCTCATGTCGACGGACGAGACATTGCGGAATAGATATTGGAAGAAGCGGACCAAATACGCAAACGCAGACCTCGACGGCCTCCATTGCCTCGACTTATTACGCAGAAAGCCCAAGGACTTGCCTACGAATTGGATGAGATGGAAGCCGAAGCCGTTGGATGCGATGAATAAGCCGCAGCAGCGGCAGCGGCAGCAACTGGTCCGCTGCGCAACAGAGTTGAGGGTGGCAGGGGTGAAGTTCAGGAAGAGGAATACAGAGCGATTCTGGGAGGTGAAGTTCAAAAATGGAACCCTTTGCATCCCAAGGCTGTTGGTCCATGATGGGACCAAATCGCTCTTACTGAACATGAAAGCTTACGAGCAGTGTCACATCGATTGTGGTAACGAAGTCACTTCTTACTTGATCTTGATGGACAATCTGATAAACTCGGCTGAAGACGTGAAGTACCTCCATAGACAAAAGATCCTGGAGCACTGGTTGGGTAGTAATGAGGAAGTAGCTAAGTTCTTCAACAGCTTGTGTCGACAGGTAGCGTTCGATTTCCAGGACAGTTATATCTCTAAGATGTCAGCGGACGTGAACAATTACTGCGATAGGAGGAGGAACGAATGGCTGGCTATCTTTAGGCAGAACCATTGCAGGAACCCATGGACCATCATCTCACTTTTTGCTGGGGTCGTCTTCTTGTTACTCACATCCGTGCAGACCTTTTACACCGTCTATGGCCACTATCGGCCCAGTTAG
- the LOC122092415 gene encoding UPF0481 protein At3g47200-like, which produces MELQMKLGPQHRQERKLQLPEQPQQQKPQRPSSSFSQSIPVNGVKVAEEKWVISIRERLEQAHLASSRPKFCIYRVPEYLQGNDNKAFIPQVVSLGPYHHKRNESLCDMEEHKLRSLDRILKRTSQDVKLYLDSISEVEVQARNCYVGPISHTSHEFVYMMVLDGCFTLEIFQGAVDGFEQLGYPRNDPIFAWRSVMHTIRQDMVMLENQIPLFILDRLLELQFGVNEGPGERPQAAQLALRFLDSLMSTDETVRNRNWKKRTKYANTDLDGLHCLDLLRRKPKDLRTNWMRWKPQPLDAMDEQRQRQRQQLVRCATELRVAGVKFKKRNTERFWDVKFKNGTLCIPRLLVHDGTKSLLLNMKAYEHCHTDCGNEVTSYLILMDNLINSDEDVKYLHRRKILEHWLGSNAEVAEFFNSLCQQVAFDFQDSYISKMSADVNNYCDKRTNEWLAIFSKNHCRNPWTIISLFAGVVFLLLTFVQTFYTVYGYYRPS; this is translated from the coding sequence ATGGAACTGCAAATGAAACTAGGGCCGCAACACCGACAGGAACGGAAACTGCAACTGCCGGAGCAGCCCCAGCAACAGAAGCCGCAAAGGCCCTCCTCCTCTTTTTCCCAGTCAATACCAGTCAATGGTGTCAAAGTAGCGGAGGAGAAGTGGGTGATCTCGATTCGGGAGAGGCTTGAACAAGCCCATCTCGCTTCTTCAAGGCCGAAGTTCTGCATTTACAGAGTCCCCGAATACCTCCAAGGGAACGACAACAAGGCCTTCATCCCCCAAGTCGTCTCCCTGGGTCCTTACCATCACAAACGCAACGAGAGCCTCTGCGACATGGAAGAGCACAAACTGCGCTCCCTCGATCGGATTCTCAAGCGAACCAGTCAAGATGTCAAGCTCTACCTTGATTCCATCAGTGAGGTCGAAGTCCAAGCTCGCAACTGCTACGTAGGTCCAATCTCTCACACCAGCCACGAATTCGTATATATGATGGTTCTCGATGGTTGCTTCACGCTCGAGATCTTCCAAGGTGCTGTGGATGGCTTCGAGCAACTGGGCTACCCACGGAATGACCCAATCTTCGCATGGCGCAGCGTTATGCACACCATCCGCCAGGATATGGTTATGCTCGAGAACCAGATCCCACTCTTCATCCTCGATCGCCTTCTCGAACTCCAGTTCGGTGTCAATGAAGGACCAGGCGAGAGACCCCAAGCAGCCCAACTCGCACTCAGGTTCCTCGACTCTCTCATGTCGACGGACGAGACAGTGCGGAATAGAAATTGGAAGAAGCGGACCAAATACGCAAACACAGACCTCGACGGCCTCCATTGCCTCGACTTATTACGCAGAAAGCCCAAGGACTTGCGTACGAATTGGATGAGATGGAAGCCGCAGCCGTTGGATGCGATGGATGAgcagcggcagcggcagcggcagcAACTGGTCCGCTGCGCAACAGAGTTGAGGGTGGCAGGGGTGAAGTTCAAGAAGAGGAATACAGAGCGATTCTGGGACGTGAAGTTCAAAAATGGAACCCTTTGCATCCCAAGGCTGTTGGTCCATGATGGGACCAAATCGCTCTTACTGAACATGAAAGCTTACGAGCACTGTCACACCGATTGTGGTAACGAAGTCACTTCTTACTTGATCTTGATGGACAATCTGATAAACTCGGATGAAGACGTGAAGTACCTCCATAGACGAAAGATCCTGGAGCACTGGTTGGGTAGTAATGCGGAAGTAGCTGAGTTCTTCAACAGCTTGTGTCAACAGGTAGCGTTCGATTTCCAGGACAGTTATATCTCTAAGATGTCAGCGGACGTGAACAATTACTGCGATAAGAGGACGAACGAATGGCTGGCCATCTTTTCGAAGAACCATTGCAGGAACCCATGGACCATCATCTCACTTTTTGCTGGGGTCGTCTTCTTGTTGCTCACTTTCGTGCAGACCTTTTACACCGTCTATGGCTACTATCGGCCCAGTTAG